A single Amphiprion ocellaris isolate individual 3 ecotype Okinawa chromosome 15, ASM2253959v1, whole genome shotgun sequence DNA region contains:
- the gmeb1 gene encoding glucocorticoid modulatory element-binding protein 1 isoform X2 codes for MSVMATTDEVTVSMGEVVMVKAVGDGGTEDPNKTQVILQLQPITTGDESAETDAAVMAVEAHPEQSEGDDVEIGCPITCGDSKAVLLVKKFVCPGINVKCVKYEDQLISPKQFVHISGKATLKDWKRAIRMGGVMLRKMMDSGQLDFYQHSTLCTNTCRSTKFDLLINNTRFPPDGSGLTTPISSQAQVVLGNGGAVGEDRAEILSGKSDWSSSSLESADKKGSNEISEDTLNFWKGIADVGLLGEVVTNINTELLELLNGVQQRREAGALQDTEVAVLSNLAQVFGLLDSVKRILEKTKQQTDPNQEQILSTLTNLELQLEEQRKQQQVRALLSCPQPAKNKTPTKRQTKRPRLQRPASTTTLLTSPINQQAALQPQQFTVLSPISLSSVGQPFTVASLPMASLAQSSNTVTLLPAGSQLFTRYMVAGDGKADTITLHPSSGLTLVGTTTVQDSSQLGTMVSPLELVHLSQQAGGTEVVPIEGQVVDGTMLVQQEVMQGEVEGSQEHTVIEINPAPVEQAVGVMELQLTGESGRDGATMVVQSGMEVTMAAEAEETQCQIQEAQTEGVEGLQLDASGQLSGVQIVVIEENTQEEHKLK; via the exons ATGAGCGTGATGGCAACCACCGATGAGGTAACGGTGTCCATGGGGGAGGTGGTAATGGTGAAGGCTGTTGGTGACGGTGGCACCGAGGACCCTAATAAGACTCAGGTCATCCTACAGCTCCAGCCAATCACCACAGG AGATGAATCTGCTGAAACAGATGCAGCTGTCATGGCTGTTGAAGCTCATCCAG AACAATCAGAGGGTGACGACGTGGAAATAGGCTGTCCCATAACATGTGGCGACAGTAAAGCTGTGTTGCTAGTGAAGAAATTTGTGTGCCCAGGAATcaatgtaaaatgtgtaaag TATGAAGACCAATTGATCAGTCCCAAGCAGTTTGTGCACATTTCTGGAAAAGCCACTCTGAAAGACTGGAAGAGAGCCATCAGGATGGGGGGAGTCATGCTAAG AAAAATGATGGATTCAGGTCAGCTAGACTTCTACCAGCACAGCACACTGTGCACCAACACATGTCGCAGCACCAAGTTTGACCTTTTAATCAACAACACGCGGTTTCCTCCGGATGGCAGTGGGCTCACCACACCTATATCCTCTCAAG CTCAGGTGGTTCTGGGTAATGGCGGGGCAGTGGGTGAGGACAGAGCCGAGATCCTGAGTGGGAAGTCGGACTGGAGCTCAAGTTCACTGGAATCTGCGGACAAGAAAGGATCTAATGAGATCTCAG AGGATACGCTGAACTTCTGGAAGGGCATTGCTGATGTGGGTTTGCTAGGTGAAGTTGTGACCAACATCAACAcggagctgctggagctgctgaatGGTGTGCAGCAGCGCAGGGAGGCGGGCGCCTTACAGGACACAG AGGTGGCGGTGCTCAGTAACCTCGCCCAAGTGTTTGGCCTGCTCGACTCAGTCAAAAGGATTCTGGAGAAGACGAAGCAGCAGACGGATCCGAACCAGGAACAGATCCTCAGCACGCTCACCA ACCTGGAGTTGCAGTTGGAAGagcagaggaagcagcagcaggtgcgAGCTCTTCTGTCCTGCCCACAGcctgccaaaaacaaaactccTACCAAACGCCAAACCAAGCGGCCTCGTCTCCAGCGGCCCgcctccaccaccaccctcctgaCCTCTCCAATCAACCAGCAGGCTGCGCTGCAGCCCCAGCAGTTCACTGTTCTGTCCCCCATCTCACTGTCTTCTGTGGGGCAGCCTTTCACGGTGGCAAGCCTGCCCATGGCCTCTCTGGCCCAGTCCTCCAACACAGTCACCCTGCTACCCGCCGGCTCGCAGCTCTTCACCCGTTACATGGTGGCTGGAGACGGAAAGGCGGACACAATCACCTTGCACCCGTCTTCGGGCCTCACACTGGTGGGCACTACCACCGTGCAGGACTCCAGCCAGCTGGGCACAATGGTGAGCCCCTTAGAGCTAGTGCACCTGAGCCAGCAGGCTGGCGGCACGGAGGTGGTTCCTATAGAGGGCCAGGTGGTGGACGGCACCATGCTGGTACAGCAGGAGGTGATGCAGGGCGAGGTGGAGGGCAGCCAAGAGCACACAGTCATCGAGATCAACCCAGCGCCGGTGGAGCAGGCAGTGGGGGTGATGGAACTGCAGCTGACAGGAGAGTCGGGCAGAGATGGGGCCACCATGGTGGTTCAGAGCGGGATGGAGGTGACAATGGCAGCCGAGGCAGAGGAGACGCAGTGCCAAATTCAGGAGGCGCAGACTGAGGGGGTTGAGGGGTTGCAGCTGGATGCCAGCGGACAGTTGTCAGGTGTGCAGATAGTGGTGATAGAGGAAAATACTCAGgaagaacacaaacttaaaTGA
- the gmeb1 gene encoding glucocorticoid modulatory element-binding protein 1 isoform X1 yields MSVMATTDEVTVSMGEVVMVKAVGDGGTEDPNKTQVILQLQPITTGDESAETDAAVMAVEAHPEQSEGDDVEIGCPITCGDSKAVLLVKKFVCPGINVKCVKYEDQLISPKQFVHISGKATLKDWKRAIRMGGVMLRKMMDSGQLDFYQHSTLCTNTCRSTKFDLLINNTRFPPDGSGLTTPISSQAQVVLGNGGAVGEDRAEILSGKSDWSSSSLESADKKGSNEISEDTLNFWKGIADVGLLGEVVTNINTELLELLNGVQQRREAGALQDTDSCLVEVAVLSNLAQVFGLLDSVKRILEKTKQQTDPNQEQILSTLTNLELQLEEQRKQQQVRALLSCPQPAKNKTPTKRQTKRPRLQRPASTTTLLTSPINQQAALQPQQFTVLSPISLSSVGQPFTVASLPMASLAQSSNTVTLLPAGSQLFTRYMVAGDGKADTITLHPSSGLTLVGTTTVQDSSQLGTMVSPLELVHLSQQAGGTEVVPIEGQVVDGTMLVQQEVMQGEVEGSQEHTVIEINPAPVEQAVGVMELQLTGESGRDGATMVVQSGMEVTMAAEAEETQCQIQEAQTEGVEGLQLDASGQLSGVQIVVIEENTQEEHKLK; encoded by the exons ATGAGCGTGATGGCAACCACCGATGAGGTAACGGTGTCCATGGGGGAGGTGGTAATGGTGAAGGCTGTTGGTGACGGTGGCACCGAGGACCCTAATAAGACTCAGGTCATCCTACAGCTCCAGCCAATCACCACAGG AGATGAATCTGCTGAAACAGATGCAGCTGTCATGGCTGTTGAAGCTCATCCAG AACAATCAGAGGGTGACGACGTGGAAATAGGCTGTCCCATAACATGTGGCGACAGTAAAGCTGTGTTGCTAGTGAAGAAATTTGTGTGCCCAGGAATcaatgtaaaatgtgtaaag TATGAAGACCAATTGATCAGTCCCAAGCAGTTTGTGCACATTTCTGGAAAAGCCACTCTGAAAGACTGGAAGAGAGCCATCAGGATGGGGGGAGTCATGCTAAG AAAAATGATGGATTCAGGTCAGCTAGACTTCTACCAGCACAGCACACTGTGCACCAACACATGTCGCAGCACCAAGTTTGACCTTTTAATCAACAACACGCGGTTTCCTCCGGATGGCAGTGGGCTCACCACACCTATATCCTCTCAAG CTCAGGTGGTTCTGGGTAATGGCGGGGCAGTGGGTGAGGACAGAGCCGAGATCCTGAGTGGGAAGTCGGACTGGAGCTCAAGTTCACTGGAATCTGCGGACAAGAAAGGATCTAATGAGATCTCAG AGGATACGCTGAACTTCTGGAAGGGCATTGCTGATGTGGGTTTGCTAGGTGAAGTTGTGACCAACATCAACAcggagctgctggagctgctgaatGGTGTGCAGCAGCGCAGGGAGGCGGGCGCCTTACAGGACACAG ATTCCTGTCTGGTAGAGGTGGCGGTGCTCAGTAACCTCGCCCAAGTGTTTGGCCTGCTCGACTCAGTCAAAAGGATTCTGGAGAAGACGAAGCAGCAGACGGATCCGAACCAGGAACAGATCCTCAGCACGCTCACCA ACCTGGAGTTGCAGTTGGAAGagcagaggaagcagcagcaggtgcgAGCTCTTCTGTCCTGCCCACAGcctgccaaaaacaaaactccTACCAAACGCCAAACCAAGCGGCCTCGTCTCCAGCGGCCCgcctccaccaccaccctcctgaCCTCTCCAATCAACCAGCAGGCTGCGCTGCAGCCCCAGCAGTTCACTGTTCTGTCCCCCATCTCACTGTCTTCTGTGGGGCAGCCTTTCACGGTGGCAAGCCTGCCCATGGCCTCTCTGGCCCAGTCCTCCAACACAGTCACCCTGCTACCCGCCGGCTCGCAGCTCTTCACCCGTTACATGGTGGCTGGAGACGGAAAGGCGGACACAATCACCTTGCACCCGTCTTCGGGCCTCACACTGGTGGGCACTACCACCGTGCAGGACTCCAGCCAGCTGGGCACAATGGTGAGCCCCTTAGAGCTAGTGCACCTGAGCCAGCAGGCTGGCGGCACGGAGGTGGTTCCTATAGAGGGCCAGGTGGTGGACGGCACCATGCTGGTACAGCAGGAGGTGATGCAGGGCGAGGTGGAGGGCAGCCAAGAGCACACAGTCATCGAGATCAACCCAGCGCCGGTGGAGCAGGCAGTGGGGGTGATGGAACTGCAGCTGACAGGAGAGTCGGGCAGAGATGGGGCCACCATGGTGGTTCAGAGCGGGATGGAGGTGACAATGGCAGCCGAGGCAGAGGAGACGCAGTGCCAAATTCAGGAGGCGCAGACTGAGGGGGTTGAGGGGTTGCAGCTGGATGCCAGCGGACAGTTGTCAGGTGTGCAGATAGTGGTGATAGAGGAAAATACTCAGgaagaacacaaacttaaaTGA